A single region of the Plasmodium reichenowi strain SY57 chromosome 9, whole genome shotgun sequence genome encodes:
- a CDS encoding serine/threonine protein kinase, FIKK family has product MLLLVHMLIFTSLIVVFINIENRAIRNLDVVNVNLRSLYDNNQELVEKKKKKKNVFTKILVKGSKTSEGFLYDTLNGKIFQSTKEKYDNESNDDKDSEKSISYMEEIGINNEEDNNINFCRFNNIIDNSKNVLENVNKPHKVIYNWELGKDSLFKMLCMSKDYSINGVNYENWELFPINCGDMDDIIKKKRKNMYKSLICSPNGNSINNTKVFIKKMNIKDWLKLFDYMEKYNGEYMYTKDNFVMEAVALSFLEEYHKGITPKLHKILFEPDDNNFYENVSSDYMFSSLINFNNVLRNGLEKNLNGNIVIVSELYGDDIKNYKKKMRKVYPKVFNKKSKKKILFECLKLIVKLHEAGLSHLDITPENILISDNFEFRICDFGKSTPLYTNKIRHIKKMNTKFSFESCSPYVGKMPFMPPECLKLYKMYRERFIHDPLNYIHRIRDTNERRKYYFDVTNADKYMLGILFIWIWNDYYLWKCSDPLRDINYRKFEKNNMSLDTFRVTKSWPKDIKIMIKNLFVLKYRKNLKLKDLIKHPWWF; this is encoded by the exons atgttaCTTCTAGTGCACATGTTAATTTTTACATCTCTAATAGTA GTGTTTATTAATATAGAGAATAGAGCAATTCGGAACTTAGATGTAGTCAATGTAAATTTAAGGAGTTTATATGATAACAATCAAGAGCTtgttgaaaaaaaaaagaagaagaagaatGTATTTACGAAAATACTTGTAAAAGGTAGTAAAACGTCAGAAGGATTTCTTTATGATACATTAAATGGAAAAATATTCCAAAgtacaaaagaaaaatatgataacgaatcaaatgatgataaagaTAGTGAAAAATCAATTTCATATATGGAAGAAATTGGTATAAATAATGAggaagataataatattaatttttgtcgttttaataatataatagatAATAGTAAAAATGTTTTAGAAAATGTGAATAAACCACAtaaagtaatatataattggGAATTGGGTAAAGActcattatttaaaatgttaTGCATGTCAAAAGATTATTCTATAAATGGTGTGAATTATGAAAACTGGGAATTATTTCCTATAAATTGTGGTGATATGGatgatataattaaaaaaaaaagaaaaaatatgtacaaGTCATTAATTTGTTCACCAAATGGAAatagtataaataatactaaagtgttcattaaaaaaatgaatataaagGATTGGTTAAAACTATTTGATTatatggaaaaatataatggggaatatatgtatactAAAGATAATTTTGTTATGGAGGCAGTGGctttatcatttttagAAGAATATCATAAAGGAATAACCCCCAaattacataaaatattatttgaacCAGATGATAATAACTTTTATGAAAATGTATCTTCAGATTATATGTTTAGTAGTTTAATAAATTTCAACAATGTATTAAGAAATGgattagaaaaaaatttaaatggTAATATTGTAATTGTATCAGAATTATATGGTGAcgatataaaaaattataagaaaaaaatgcGAAAAGTTTATCCAAAagtttttaataaaaaaagtaaaaagaaaattcTTTTCGAATGCTTAAAATTAATAGTTAAATTACATGAAGCTGGGTTATCTCATCTAGATATTACTCcagaaaatattttaatttcaGATAATTTTGAATTTCGAATATGTGATTTTGGAAAATCTACACCTCTATATACCAATAAAATAAGgcatataaaaaaaatgaatacTAAGTTTTCATTTGAATCCTGTTCTCCATATGTAGGAAAAATGCCTTTCATGCCACCTGAAtgtttaaaattatataaaatgtatcGTGAACGTTTTATACATGACCcattaaattatatacatcGTATTAGGGACACGAATGAAAGGaggaaatattattttgatgTCACTAATGCTGATAAGTATATGCTTggtattttatttatttggATTTGGaatgattattatttatggAAATGTTCTGATCCATTGAGAGATATAAATTATAGGAAgtttgaaaaaaataatatgagtTTGGATACATTCAGAGTTACTAAATCGTGGCCAAaggatataaaaattatgattaag aatttatttgttttaaaatataggaaaaatttaaaattgAAGGATTTAATTAAACATCCCTGGTGGTTTAA
- a CDS encoding serine/threonine protein kinase, FIKK family, giving the protein MNFIGVLFLFLLDVIIYETNIILNDKIFERYNRSLSVFIRDDNKDEEGREELLLRKIEEEVYDLKDVSNDYMNDSIKDNKNHSTNDYLKDNTTDSTNYDINENIKYTIQYDKSDITKNVIYDSTNTTTNEDSNEKKNMDEGDYSLCSLKKKKRKKKKMEMKDNNNNNNSNLYDEKTENGQIEKDVNIPPYVDILKSLNEDDNISNSSYDSIDIKTNIIRDLEEEIKDKCIFNWYVGQETLLKMFDMSDNFQINDVNYEDWVLENVPTKNYSERSGRVQEMFKVVINSKDGSGTDIRIFVKKIPIKVWVKQYNLMKKYNGEYAFGSENFIMEAMALSFLTEYYPGIAPKLYKVLIEPYNIYYYKDITKEKMFDNMNTLNEILSKGVKDDVEGNIVIISELFGKDIKKFLFKENENILATTDDNNNNNKKIYLNESLKLLVRLHEAGLAHLDFTPENILINTNGDMRLCDFGKSTPVYSYNLRHIKNENGLCYFESCIPSIGKVAYIPPECWKIKKLHKTEKIRNPYTCLRNIIDQEQRKRFYFDVLCADKFMLATFFIWLWNEGHLWEKATASQDEIFFKIVEKGMNLEGLQVTRKWPCELKSIIKNLISLESRKDFNLKDLIDHPWFTNK; this is encoded by the exons ATGAATTTTATTGGAgtgttatttttatttttacta GATGtgattatatatgaaaccaatataattttaaatgataaaatatttgaaaGATATAACAGGAGCTTATCTGTATTTATAAGGgatgataataaagatGAAGAAGGGCGTGAAGAATTGTTATTACGTAAAATAGAAGAAGAAGTATATGATTTAAAGGATGTTAGCAATGATTATATGAATGATAGTATAAAggataataaaaatcatTCTACAAATGATTATTTGAAAGATAATACAACAGATAGTACAAACtatgatataaatgaaaatataaaatatactatacaatatgataaaagtgatattacaaaaaatgttatatatgaTTCAACAAATACGACTACGAATGAGGATTctaatgaaaaaaaaaatatggatgAGGGTGATTATTCTTTATGCagtttaaaaaaaaagaagaggaagaaaaaaaaaatggaaatgaaagataataataataataataatagtaatttatatgatgaaaaaacTGAAAATGGGCAAATTGAAAAAGATGTAAATATACCTCCATATgtagatatattaaagtCTTTGAACGAAGACgataatatttcaaataGTTCTTATGATAGTATTGATATAAAGACAAATATTATTAGGGACTtagaagaagaaataaaagacaaatgtatatttaattgGTATGTTGGTCAAGAGACTCTTTTGAAAATGTTTGATATGTCTGATAATTTTCAAATTAATGATGTGAATTATGAAGATTGGGTTTTAGAGAACGTACCTACTAAAAATTATAGTGAGAGAAGTGGTAGAGTTCAAGAGATGTTTAAAGTAGTTATAAATTCAAAAGATGGTTCTGGTACTgatataagaatatttgTTAAAAAGATACCTATAAAGGTATGGGTAAAGcaatataatttaatgaagaaatataatGGAGAATATGCATTTGGTTCAGAAAATTTCATAATGGAAGCAATGgcattatcatttttaacTGAATATTATCCTGGCATAGCACctaaattatataaagtaTTAATTGAACcatacaatatatattattataaagatataacaaaagaaaaaatgtttgataatatgaatacattaaatgaaatattatctAAAGGCGTAAAAGATGATGTAGAAGGAAATATTGTGATAATATCAGAATTATTTGGtaaagatattaaaaaatttttatttaaagaaaatgaaaatattttagCTACTAcagatgataataataataataataaaaaaatatatcttaatgaatcattaaaattattagtAAGATTACATGAAGCTGGTTTAGCACATCTTGATTTTACGCCTgagaatatattaataaatacaaatgGAGATATGCGATTGTGTGATTTTGGTAAAAGTACTCCTgtttattcttataatttGAGACATATAAAAAACGAAAATGGTTTATGTTATTTTGAATCGTGTATTCCTAGTATTGGAAAAGTTGCATATATACCACCTGAATGTTGGAAAATTAAGAAATTACATAAAACAGAGAAAATAAGAAATCCATACACGTGCTTACGTAATATAATAGATCAAGAACAAAGAAAACGCTTTTATTTTGATGTTTTATGTGCTGACAAATTTATGCTTGCAACCTTTTTTATATGGTTGTGGAATGAAGGACATCTATGGGAAAAGGCTACTGCTTCACAAgatgaaatttttttcaaaattgTAGAAAAAGGTATGAATCTAGAGGGTTTGCAAGTAACAAGAAAATGGCCTTGTGAATTAAAATCTATAATTAAg aatCTAATATCACTTGAGAGTAGGAAGGATTTTAATTTAAAGGATTTAATTGATCACCCATGGTTTAccaataaataa